ACACGAAATCAATGTGTCGTCATTTAAGTACTGTCCACCATGTCATGTAATTGCATCAAATCAGCATTCTGCTGACGAAGATGATCGCAGAGGCAAGTCAGAGCCACAATTGCAAAGTTGGGGGTTCTAATTGGGCCAACAAAATTATGGGGGTCATTCTGAGCAGCGAACTAAATTTTAGGGGCCAAATTGAGATTTAACTCTTTACACGTCCTTGAAATTTCAATTGTCTTTATTTAGCCCCAAATGTTGTGGACGTAACTCAATGTTCCTAAAACAACTTTTTGACGCACAAAGATTAATAGAACGTTGACGTGGATAGATATATAGTTTGGGTCGCATCGGATTGTCAATGTCAACACTCTATTAATGTTTGTGTATTCAAAGTTTAACTATATAGATATATAGTTATAGAACAAATATCGAAATGAAATAGATAGAAATATAGAATAAgagaatattttaataatataaaatttattagtaATGTGAgtcatatttataaaatttaggaACTAAATAGATaccattaaaattttaagactAAATTGAGGTTGACAAATAAATTTAAAGACTAAATTGAGTATTAACTCAAATTATATATACAGAAATAGTTcaatttcttaattttaatatactgtaaaatattttacaaaattatcTAATCACGTCGATATTTTTTACGAACTATTTATAcagttaatataaaaaatagttattattactaacataataatatataattaaatgtatgtataaaattattttattctatctaattatatgcaaaaaaaaataaatgattaaaTTATAACATTTTTACATCTTAAATAAAATAGGACGTCAAAGAGTAAATATCTACCAAGTTGAGAtgaaaattataaattcaaCCTCTCATATTTGTAAGAGAGGAGAAGACAACAAAACtattaaaattttctttaaacaaaaacaaatacGATATATCTGGATATGATTTATATTTAAACTACACTTTATTTGAATGGTAACAAacccatttttattttatatttcaattgATAAGTTGACATTTAtagtcaaatttaaaaataacacgTACTATTGAAATTTGATTGAGTACTAATTAATTGTACTAGCTCATCATTCTTCCAACTTTGTAATTAATGCATAATTGTTTATTGTATACtcttttcattttaaaataaatatattttactttttaaatttattaaaaatcaatgcatcataacaaaattaatatatatagaCCATGAATTGTCTAAACACATTACTTATTTAATGACCTTaaaaaaacttcttttaaaataaaattccacATAATTCACATTATATCCTCTTTACTTTCcttttgaataataatattaaatataaggACGACACtttaattacaaaatataaatCATATAATATATTGATTAATAATTTAACATGCACAAAAAAAGACTCTTAAACTAAACAATTCCACATGCTAAATTCAAGGCACATAATATATGTATTTCTAACAACTTAAACCACAATAAAATTTCTTTAATCTAATATAAAATAATGCTGCCAAAGTTAGAATTTGTTTATATTCCTCCTTTGCATGGAGTTTACAGATTACTACTAGTATTAAAACATGGAGACTATGAATTCATTCTTAACTACTGGCTAAGATAGGAATGTATATTCTCTTCCAGTGGTCACTAATCATTAACTACTAGTGTACATCATTTTGCCTTTactttttgattttcttttcttctgttttcttttCCATCTCTACTTTTTTTCCCCTTAATTCACAATTGATGTCACTATATTTGCTTCTTTTTCTCTATTATTCTTCTTAAACAAATAACTATATATAGTTATCACTTTCGTAGATGAGTAGTTCTCCACTGGAAAGAATCTAttacatatatttattattggcTCATTGATGACTACCTGCCACTGCCACATTCCCGATGAGTGAGTTTCCAAATGTAGGCGTCCAAAAATCAGCAGTGGTCTCAGTAGCCATCGGAATTGTGCTTGCAACTGGTACCAAACAAAGCCCTCGACTACTCAAATCTTGCGTTAAACATTTTGAATCCTTTTCATAATCACATCccttaaaatagaaaagaaaaactaaataaatagaTATACAAATTTAATATCTCAAAAAATTTACATGTACACTAAAagtatacaaataatattttgttgTGTATGTATATAATCACGTATTAAAAaagcattttattttatattacctGTTGATCTTGAATAGAAGACCCATTTTTCATATATGGAGCTGTTAAAACCTGgtgttaaagaaaaaaaaaaggccaTATTTAATTAATCAAGAAACATAATTTTcactattattttatttttgtttatttgtttaaaaaagAAAGCATACATTGACTTGATCATGAAGAAATTTGATGTACTCAATGGCTTCATGTAGAACCGATGCAGTGTCCGTCTATATACAGATAAAAAATCagattaaaaataaagtatatGTGATTAATTCGTAGcattataacttttaaaaaggtaaataaattttcaaacaaTGCCATAGATAGCTACTCATTATGACAGcggtggaagaagaaaaaaaatatccaaaacgAGAAGAAAATTCACCTTTCCAAAAGGTGATACCAATTGCTGAAGAGCAGTAATTCGGTCCCCTAACTTTTCTTTTCGAACCTTTTCATACATATCAACATGTAAGAGTAGTTTTATATATAGATTATACGAAGTAGTATATAGAGCTAGCTTGATGgagtttattatttaaagattaAAACCTTAAAAGTAGGCAAAGGAGATGGCGTTTCAATTCTCGTTTTTTTGAAGACGCGCCCAGAAACATTTTTGCTACAGACTGATGATGATGCTTTTTCTGGAGATTCTTCCTTCTTCAACtgcatataattaataaatcaatttcTATTTCACTTTAATTTATTGCTAATGAACacataaaaaattgataaattttctatgattattaaatatattattaaatttagtAGTTaacatacaaaaatatattaattaataattacctTGTTGAGTGGAGTACTAGTTAGAGCATTATTGGGTTTGCTATTATCAAAAGTTGTTGGTGGTGTTTGATATAGCTGTGGTTgagaagaagacgaagaaaAGATATCAGATCTTATACTATAAAGTGTCTCTTCAGTTGAAGCATTACAAAAAGGAGTATTATTTGAGAATTGCAATCCATTAAGTTGCTTTGGCTCCATAAATGATG
This sequence is a window from Arachis stenosperma cultivar V10309 chromosome 10, arast.V10309.gnm1.PFL2, whole genome shotgun sequence. Protein-coding genes within it:
- the LOC130954873 gene encoding transcription factor bHLH112-like; amino-acid sequence: MAEEFQATICSDNYWWNSNRSLFSLMGGSMTCSVAAANDSANNYGSFWQGSDFMDFKGATTKSSFKEEDTNKCSNNESSTSASAVAGGTVGSIFINSTSQMMSDGLSSSPSFTWNNPSLFGCNERSENNFQSVVIQEETGLDPSNNNSQQIQQQQEFSNSIGSGFTVESSLSASYDYPLMQAGLFGSTDSSSSLFTTNQPTLPELSPIWSTVSSFMKPSSFMEPKQLNGLQFSNNTPFCNASTEETLYSIRSDIFSSSSSQPQLYQTPPTTFDNSKPNNALTSTPLNKLKKEESPEKASSSVCSKNVSGRVFKKTRIETPSPLPTFKVRKEKLGDRITALQQLVSPFGKTDTASVLHEAIEYIKFLHDQVNVLTAPYMKNGSSIQDQQGCDYEKDSKCLTQDLSSRGLCLVPVASTIPMATETTADFWTPTFGNSLIGNVAVAGSHQ